One Pomacea canaliculata isolate SZHN2017 linkage group LG9, ASM307304v1, whole genome shotgun sequence DNA segment encodes these proteins:
- the LOC112571665 gene encoding uncharacterized protein LOC112571665 isoform X1, with amino-acid sequence MARGSGPSFGNMKGCEWLLLLGILALFMQEVNGKLFCFRRVKKQGRCGGHLKVSYDSPEECCAGKGAGFFSKKQKVGRNRFVCTPCTDLQTPSDRQGDVSPKAKQLNRKPGQKQPVPETTTESKTTTQQTTTTTTVQDWLRPENDHPASHYVSFRRPDDDVDRVEWSQWSPCSASCGAGWRSRYKICDNCDKNDPENVMSQPCMVNFYCNVDGNWGPWFPWQPCSQSCGGGTRLRQRKCNYPPPAYGGSPCSGPAKNSQDCNEQPCPVDGNWGEWSEFTLCSATCGLGTKKRMRECDNPAPASGGRMCAGLPVFAKKCEIAKCPQDGEWSLWTEWSACATTCGEGLRSRTRTCDSPRPLHGGKECEGELRRHPPVSAADHVLSTEGGANGASSVFAGLLAAILVSAYAHACATTLDPSMAAPIAKATNTSVKSASTNKNALVTDRGVSGANGRRVRRPVQSRHHCKLGNARARVLNLGMEESHAKVTASQSGSAKTCLAAARPRWTRQLVNVKERKWRARDRTPSVMRRKNKTAKTVADGGY; translated from the exons GGAAGTTGTTTTGTTTCCGGAGGGTCAAGAAGCAAGGACGTTGCGGAGGTCACCTAAAGGTCAGCTACGACAGTCCCGAGGAGTGCTGTGCTGGGAAAGGCGCTggttttttcagcaaaaag CAAAAGGTTGGTCGCAACAGATTCGTCTGCACGCCTTGCACTGATTTGCAAACACCGTCTGACAGACAAGGGGACGTGTCCCCCAAAGCAAAGCAGCTCAACCGGAAACCTGGACAAAAGCAGCCGGTCCCCGAGACTAcaacagaaagtaaaacaaCCACACAGCAGACGACCACAACCACGACCGTACAGGATTGGCTCAGACCTGAAAACG ATCACCCGGCGAGTCACTACGTGTCCTTCCGCCGCCCGGACGACGACGTGGACAGGGTGGAGTGGTCGCAGTGGAGTCCCTGTAGCGCCTCGTGTGGGGCTGGCTGGCGCTCGCGCTACAAGATCTGCGACAACTGCGACAAGAACGACCCGGAGAACGTCATGTCGCAGCCATGCATGGTGAACTTCTACTGCAACG TGGACGGTAACTGGGGTCCATGGTTTCCTTGGCAACCGTGCTCTCAGTCATGTGGCGGCGGCACTCGTCTGCGACAGCGGAAGTGCAACTACCCTCCCCCTGCCTATGGGGGGTCTCCCTGCTCCGGACCGGCTAAAAATAGTCAGGACTGCAACGAGCAGCCATGTCCAG TGGATGGGAACTGGGGGGAGTGGTCCGAGTTCACGCTGTGCAGCGCCACCTGTGGCCTGGGTACCAAGAAGCGCATGCGCGAGTGCGACAACCCTGCTCCAGCCAGCGGCGGGCGGATGTGCGCCGGGTTACCGGTCTTCGCCAAGAAGTGTGAGATCGCGAAGTGTCCAC agGACGGCGAGTGGTCACTGTGGACCGAGTGGTCGGCATGCGCCACGACCTGCGGAGAAGGGCTGAGGTCACGCACGCGCACCTGCGACAGCCCCCGCCCACTGCATGGCGGGAAGGAGTGTGAGGGCGAGCTGCGCAGACATCCGCCTGTTTCAGCAGCAGACCATGTCCTA TCGACGGAGGGTGGAGCGAATGGAGCGAGTTCGGTTTTTGCCGGGCTCCTCGCTGCGATACTGGTTTCCGCATACGCACACGCGTGTGCAACAACCCTCGACCCCAGCATGGCGGCGCCCATTGCCAAGGCAACCAATACGAGCGTGAAGAGTGCTTCAACGAACAAGAATGCCCTC GTAACGGATCGTGGTGTGAGTGGAGCGAATGGTCGGCGTGTTCGGCGTCCTGTGCAGAGCAGACATCACTGCAAGCTCGGCAACGCACGTGCACGTGTCCTGAACCTCGGTATGGAGGAATCGCATGCGAAG GTGACAGCTTCACAGTCAGGGAGTGCGAAGACCTGCCTCGCTGCAGCACGTCCGAGG TGGACTCGACAGCTCGTAAATGTAAAGGAACGGAAATGGAGGGCTCGGGATCGGACGCCGAGTGTGATGAG GAGGAAGAACAAGACAGCCAAGACGGTGGCAGATGGAGGTTACTAG
- the LOC112571665 gene encoding uncharacterized protein LOC112571665 isoform X2, with translation MISFGNMKGCEWLLLLGILALFMQEVNGKLFCFRRVKKQGRCGGHLKVSYDSPEECCAGKGAGFFSKKQKVGRNRFVCTPCTDLQTPSDRQGDVSPKAKQLNRKPGQKQPVPETTTESKTTTQQTTTTTTVQDWLRPENDHPASHYVSFRRPDDDVDRVEWSQWSPCSASCGAGWRSRYKICDNCDKNDPENVMSQPCMVNFYCNVDGNWGPWFPWQPCSQSCGGGTRLRQRKCNYPPPAYGGSPCSGPAKNSQDCNEQPCPVDGNWGEWSEFTLCSATCGLGTKKRMRECDNPAPASGGRMCAGLPVFAKKCEIAKCPQDGEWSLWTEWSACATTCGEGLRSRTRTCDSPRPLHGGKECEGELRRHPPVSAADHVLSTEGGANGASSVFAGLLAAILVSAYAHACATTLDPSMAAPIAKATNTSVKSASTNKNALVTDRGVSGANGRRVRRPVQSRHHCKLGNARARVLNLGMEESHAKVTASQSGSAKTCLAAARPRWTRQLVNVKERKWRARDRTPSVMRRKNKTAKTVADGGY, from the exons GGAAGTTGTTTTGTTTCCGGAGGGTCAAGAAGCAAGGACGTTGCGGAGGTCACCTAAAGGTCAGCTACGACAGTCCCGAGGAGTGCTGTGCTGGGAAAGGCGCTggttttttcagcaaaaag CAAAAGGTTGGTCGCAACAGATTCGTCTGCACGCCTTGCACTGATTTGCAAACACCGTCTGACAGACAAGGGGACGTGTCCCCCAAAGCAAAGCAGCTCAACCGGAAACCTGGACAAAAGCAGCCGGTCCCCGAGACTAcaacagaaagtaaaacaaCCACACAGCAGACGACCACAACCACGACCGTACAGGATTGGCTCAGACCTGAAAACG ATCACCCGGCGAGTCACTACGTGTCCTTCCGCCGCCCGGACGACGACGTGGACAGGGTGGAGTGGTCGCAGTGGAGTCCCTGTAGCGCCTCGTGTGGGGCTGGCTGGCGCTCGCGCTACAAGATCTGCGACAACTGCGACAAGAACGACCCGGAGAACGTCATGTCGCAGCCATGCATGGTGAACTTCTACTGCAACG TGGACGGTAACTGGGGTCCATGGTTTCCTTGGCAACCGTGCTCTCAGTCATGTGGCGGCGGCACTCGTCTGCGACAGCGGAAGTGCAACTACCCTCCCCCTGCCTATGGGGGGTCTCCCTGCTCCGGACCGGCTAAAAATAGTCAGGACTGCAACGAGCAGCCATGTCCAG TGGATGGGAACTGGGGGGAGTGGTCCGAGTTCACGCTGTGCAGCGCCACCTGTGGCCTGGGTACCAAGAAGCGCATGCGCGAGTGCGACAACCCTGCTCCAGCCAGCGGCGGGCGGATGTGCGCCGGGTTACCGGTCTTCGCCAAGAAGTGTGAGATCGCGAAGTGTCCAC agGACGGCGAGTGGTCACTGTGGACCGAGTGGTCGGCATGCGCCACGACCTGCGGAGAAGGGCTGAGGTCACGCACGCGCACCTGCGACAGCCCCCGCCCACTGCATGGCGGGAAGGAGTGTGAGGGCGAGCTGCGCAGACATCCGCCTGTTTCAGCAGCAGACCATGTCCTA TCGACGGAGGGTGGAGCGAATGGAGCGAGTTCGGTTTTTGCCGGGCTCCTCGCTGCGATACTGGTTTCCGCATACGCACACGCGTGTGCAACAACCCTCGACCCCAGCATGGCGGCGCCCATTGCCAAGGCAACCAATACGAGCGTGAAGAGTGCTTCAACGAACAAGAATGCCCTC GTAACGGATCGTGGTGTGAGTGGAGCGAATGGTCGGCGTGTTCGGCGTCCTGTGCAGAGCAGACATCACTGCAAGCTCGGCAACGCACGTGCACGTGTCCTGAACCTCGGTATGGAGGAATCGCATGCGAAG GTGACAGCTTCACAGTCAGGGAGTGCGAAGACCTGCCTCGCTGCAGCACGTCCGAGG TGGACTCGACAGCTCGTAAATGTAAAGGAACGGAAATGGAGGGCTCGGGATCGGACGCCGAGTGTGATGAG GAGGAAGAACAAGACAGCCAAGACGGTGGCAGATGGAGGTTACTAG
- the LOC112571665 gene encoding uncharacterized protein LOC112571665 isoform X3: MKGCEWLLLLGILALFMQEVNGKLFCFRRVKKQGRCGGHLKVSYDSPEECCAGKGAGFFSKKQKVGRNRFVCTPCTDLQTPSDRQGDVSPKAKQLNRKPGQKQPVPETTTESKTTTQQTTTTTTVQDWLRPENDHPASHYVSFRRPDDDVDRVEWSQWSPCSASCGAGWRSRYKICDNCDKNDPENVMSQPCMVNFYCNVDGNWGPWFPWQPCSQSCGGGTRLRQRKCNYPPPAYGGSPCSGPAKNSQDCNEQPCPVDGNWGEWSEFTLCSATCGLGTKKRMRECDNPAPASGGRMCAGLPVFAKKCEIAKCPQDGEWSLWTEWSACATTCGEGLRSRTRTCDSPRPLHGGKECEGELRRHPPVSAADHVLSTEGGANGASSVFAGLLAAILVSAYAHACATTLDPSMAAPIAKATNTSVKSASTNKNALVTDRGVSGANGRRVRRPVQSRHHCKLGNARARVLNLGMEESHAKVTASQSGSAKTCLAAARPRWTRQLVNVKERKWRARDRTPSVMRRKNKTAKTVADGGY, encoded by the exons GGAAGTTGTTTTGTTTCCGGAGGGTCAAGAAGCAAGGACGTTGCGGAGGTCACCTAAAGGTCAGCTACGACAGTCCCGAGGAGTGCTGTGCTGGGAAAGGCGCTggttttttcagcaaaaag CAAAAGGTTGGTCGCAACAGATTCGTCTGCACGCCTTGCACTGATTTGCAAACACCGTCTGACAGACAAGGGGACGTGTCCCCCAAAGCAAAGCAGCTCAACCGGAAACCTGGACAAAAGCAGCCGGTCCCCGAGACTAcaacagaaagtaaaacaaCCACACAGCAGACGACCACAACCACGACCGTACAGGATTGGCTCAGACCTGAAAACG ATCACCCGGCGAGTCACTACGTGTCCTTCCGCCGCCCGGACGACGACGTGGACAGGGTGGAGTGGTCGCAGTGGAGTCCCTGTAGCGCCTCGTGTGGGGCTGGCTGGCGCTCGCGCTACAAGATCTGCGACAACTGCGACAAGAACGACCCGGAGAACGTCATGTCGCAGCCATGCATGGTGAACTTCTACTGCAACG TGGACGGTAACTGGGGTCCATGGTTTCCTTGGCAACCGTGCTCTCAGTCATGTGGCGGCGGCACTCGTCTGCGACAGCGGAAGTGCAACTACCCTCCCCCTGCCTATGGGGGGTCTCCCTGCTCCGGACCGGCTAAAAATAGTCAGGACTGCAACGAGCAGCCATGTCCAG TGGATGGGAACTGGGGGGAGTGGTCCGAGTTCACGCTGTGCAGCGCCACCTGTGGCCTGGGTACCAAGAAGCGCATGCGCGAGTGCGACAACCCTGCTCCAGCCAGCGGCGGGCGGATGTGCGCCGGGTTACCGGTCTTCGCCAAGAAGTGTGAGATCGCGAAGTGTCCAC agGACGGCGAGTGGTCACTGTGGACCGAGTGGTCGGCATGCGCCACGACCTGCGGAGAAGGGCTGAGGTCACGCACGCGCACCTGCGACAGCCCCCGCCCACTGCATGGCGGGAAGGAGTGTGAGGGCGAGCTGCGCAGACATCCGCCTGTTTCAGCAGCAGACCATGTCCTA TCGACGGAGGGTGGAGCGAATGGAGCGAGTTCGGTTTTTGCCGGGCTCCTCGCTGCGATACTGGTTTCCGCATACGCACACGCGTGTGCAACAACCCTCGACCCCAGCATGGCGGCGCCCATTGCCAAGGCAACCAATACGAGCGTGAAGAGTGCTTCAACGAACAAGAATGCCCTC GTAACGGATCGTGGTGTGAGTGGAGCGAATGGTCGGCGTGTTCGGCGTCCTGTGCAGAGCAGACATCACTGCAAGCTCGGCAACGCACGTGCACGTGTCCTGAACCTCGGTATGGAGGAATCGCATGCGAAG GTGACAGCTTCACAGTCAGGGAGTGCGAAGACCTGCCTCGCTGCAGCACGTCCGAGG TGGACTCGACAGCTCGTAAATGTAAAGGAACGGAAATGGAGGGCTCGGGATCGGACGCCGAGTGTGATGAG GAGGAAGAACAAGACAGCCAAGACGGTGGCAGATGGAGGTTACTAG